DNA sequence from the Desulfocurvus vexinensis DSM 17965 genome:
CTCGCCGCCCGACAGGGTGGTCACCTTGTGCGACGCCCGCTGGCCCAGGGCCACCAGGTCCAGGGCCTGCGCGGCCCGCTCGAAGGCTTCGGCCCGGCCCAGCCCCGCGATGAGCCCGGGCATGGCGACGTTTTCAAGGGTGGAGAACTCGGGCAGCAGGTGATGAAACTGGAAGACGAAGCCCATTTCCCTGTTGCGCAGGTGCGCGCGCTCGGGTTCGCCCATGCGGGCCACATCGCGCCCCTCGAACAGCACCTGCCCTTCGGAGGGGATGTCCAGCCCGCCCAGCACATGCAACAAGGTGGACTTGCCCGCGCCCGAGGCTCCGAGCACGGCGACGCTCTCCCCCCGCTCCACCCGCAGGTCCAGTCCTTTCAGGATGACGAGGCTCCCTCCAGGTCCGGGGTACTCCTTACCAACACCCTGCAAATCATACAACGGGAAATTGTCCTTACTCATAGCGCAGCGCCTCGGCGGGCATCAGCCGCGCGGCCTGGCGCGCGGGGTAGATGGTGGCCAGAAAGCACAGCAGCATGGCCCCGGCGCCGATGGCCACCAGGTCCGCCCAGTTGAGCAGCACGGGCAGGTAGTCCAGGGAGTAGATGCCCTTGGGCAGGCGGATGAACTGGTATTTCTTGAGCAGCAGGCACAGGGAAAGGCCCAGGGTGAAGCCCAGGCCCGTGCCCACGGCCCCGATGAGCGTGCCCTGGAGCATGAAGATGTTGCGGATGCTGCGCCTGCGCGCGCCCATGGACATGAGGATGGCGATGTCGCGGGTCTTTTCCATGACCAGCATCACCAGGCTGGTGACGATGGAGAACGTGCCCACCAGCACGATCATGACCAGGATGACGGTGATGCCCGCCTTCTCCAGGGCCAGGGCCTCGTAGAGGCTGCGGTTCATCTCCTTCCAGTCGCGCACGTAGAGCGGGTAGCCGCCGATGCGCGTGGCCAGGTCGCGGCCCACGGCGTCGGCGCGGTCCACGTCGGCCACGCGCATCTCCACGCCCGTGACCAGATCGCCGGAAAAGCCCATCAGGCGCTGGGTTTCGGCCAGGGAGGCGTAGGCCAGGGAGGAGTCGTACTCCCACATCCCGGTCTTGAACACCCCGACCACCCGCGCGGTGATGACCTCGGGGGTGAAGCCCGCCGCCGTGCTGCGGCCCGAGGGCGTGAGCACGTGGATCAGGCTGCCCCGGCGCGCGCCCAGGCGGTTGGCGAGCTCCTGGCCGATGAGCAGCCCCGGGGGGCCCGGGGGGCCGAAGCCGTCCGCCAGGTCCTGAAGCGAGCCCTCGATCATGTCGCGGCCCACGGAGAGCACGCCCCCTGCGCTGGCGGGGTCGATGCCGCGCAGCACCACGCCCTTGCTGCCCTGGCGGGTGGAGACCATGACCTCGGCGTAGATGAACGGGGTTGCGCCCAGCACGCCCGGCACCTCGACGGCCTGCTCCACCAGGGGCCGGTAGTCGGCGATGGGGCCTTCCAGGCTGCCGATGATCAGGTGGGCGTTGACGCCCAGGATCTTGTCGCGCAGGTCCTTGCTCATGCCGTTCATGACCCCCAGAACG
Encoded proteins:
- a CDS encoding lipoprotein-releasing ABC transporter permease subunit, whose protein sequence is MSFESFISLRYLLARRKQAFISVISLMSVLGVAIGVAALIVVLGVMNGMSKDLRDKILGVNAHLIIGSLEGPIADYRPLVEQAVEVPGVLGATPFIYAEVMVSTRQGSKGVVLRGIDPASAGGVLSVGRDMIEGSLQDLADGFGPPGPPGLLIGQELANRLGARRGSLIHVLTPSGRSTAAGFTPEVITARVVGVFKTGMWEYDSSLAYASLAETQRLMGFSGDLVTGVEMRVADVDRADAVGRDLATRIGGYPLYVRDWKEMNRSLYEALALEKAGITVILVMIVLVGTFSIVTSLVMLVMEKTRDIAILMSMGARRRSIRNIFMLQGTLIGAVGTGLGFTLGLSLCLLLKKYQFIRLPKGIYSLDYLPVLLNWADLVAIGAGAMLLCFLATIYPARQAARLMPAEALRYE
- a CDS encoding ABC transporter ATP-binding protein, whose product is MSKDNFPLYDLQGVGKEYPGPGGSLVILKGLDLRVERGESVAVLGASGAGKSTLLHVLGGLDIPSEGQVLFEGRDVARMGEPERAHLRNREMGFVFQFHHLLPEFSTLENVAMPGLIAGLGRAEAFERAAQALDLVALGQRASHKVTTLSGGERQRAAIARAILMRPKALLADEPTGNLDEATGERIGGLLFELNRELGMTLVVVTHNVELAARMGRRMELRSGELYEHNR